A window from Vigna angularis cultivar LongXiaoDou No.4 chromosome 7, ASM1680809v1, whole genome shotgun sequence encodes these proteins:
- the LOC108337224 gene encoding pentatricopeptide repeat-containing protein At5g16860, producing the protein MCKQLLNTKVLFSLSPFSNSIRFFSSVASSTATITITPSILKQCNSLTQAKVWHQQSIVQGVLHLVTDLIGAYMTCNSTAAAIQLLERLPPSPSSVFWWNQLIRRALHLGTPRQVFALFLRMKSLGWTPDHYTFPFVFKVCPFLSLGASLHATVARSGFASNVFVSNALVSMYGKCGALTHAQHVFDDLCQQGVQDLVSWNSIVSAYMGACDLKTSLLLFRKMTRVNLMSPDVISLVNVLPACGSLAALLHGREVHGFAIRSGLVDDVFVGNAVVDMYAKCGEVEEANKVFQRMVFKDVVSWNAMVTGYSQAGRLGHALSLFERMREEDIELDVVTWTAVITGYAQRGQGCEALDVFRQMCSCCSRPNAVTLVSLLSACASVGALLHGKETHCYAIKFILGLDGPDPGDDDLKVINGLIDMYAKCQNTEVARKMFDSVSSKDRDVVTWTVMIGGYAQHGDANHALQLFSEMFYESTKPNDFTLSCALVACARLAALRFGRQIHAYVLRNCYGSVMMFVANCLIDMYSKCGDVDTAQMVFDNMPHRNAVSWTSLMTGYGMHGRGEDAVRVFDEMRKVSLVPDGITFLVLLYACSHSGMVDQGIDFFNRMRKEFGVDPGPEHYACMVDLWGRAGRLGEAMKLIDEMPMEPTPVVWVALLSACRLHSNVEVGELAAKRLSELESGNDGSYTLLSNIYANASRWKDVARIRYMMKRSGIKKRPGCSWVQGRKGVATFFVGDRSHSQSQQIYETLADLIHRIKAIGYVPQTSFALHDVDDEEKGDLLFEHSEKLALAYAILTLPPAAPIRITKNLRICGDCHTAITYISKIIENEIILRDSSRFHHFRKGSCSCKGYW; encoded by the coding sequence ATGTGTAAGCAACTGTTGAATACCAAGGTGTTGTTTTCATTGTCACCATTCTCCAACAGCATTCGCTTCTTCTCTTCTGTGGCTTCTTCAACTGCAACCATCACAATCACACCTTCAATCTTGAAACAATGCAACTCTTTAACCCAGGCCAAAGTGTGGCATCAGCAGAGCATCGTGCAGGGCGTTCTGCATTTGGTGACCGACCTAATCGGAGCATACATGACTTGCAATTCCACTGCCGCCGCCATTCAGCTTCTAGAGCGCCTCCCTCCATCGCCGTCTTCCGTTTTCTGGTGGAACCAACTCATAAGGCGCGCCCTTCATCTTGGAACCCCTCGCCAAGTTTTCGCTCTTTTTCTTCGGATGAAGTCACTGGGGTGGACCCCTGACCACTATACCTTCCCTTTTGTCTTCAAAGTTTGTCCCTTTCTCTCCCTCGGTGCTTCCCTACATGCTACCGTCGCACGATCTGGCTTTGCCTCCAATGTGTTCGTTAGCAATGCGCTGGTCTCCATGTATGGAAAGTGCGGAGCCCTCACCCATGCACAACATGTGTTCGATGATTTGTGTCAGCAGGGTGTTCAGGACTTGGTGTCGTGGAATTCTATTGTGTCTGCTTATATGGGGGCGTGCGATTTAAAGACTTCACTTTTGTTGTTTCGTAAAATGACTAGAGTGAATTTGATGTCCCCAGATGTGATCAGCCTTGTTAACGTACTTCCTGCTTGTGGTTCCTTGGCTGCCTTGCTGCATGGCAGAGAGGTTCATGGGTTTGCTATCAGAAGCGGGTTGGTGGATGATGTTTTTGTGGGAAATGCTGTGGTTGATATGTATGCTAAgtgtggggaggtggaggaggcCAATAAGGTTTTCCAGAGGATGGTGTTTAAAGATGTTGTTTCATGGAACGCCATGGTGACTGGCTACTCTCAAGCTGGCAGGTTGGGACATGCTCTTTCTTTGTTTGAGAGGATGCGGGAGGAAGACATTGAGCTAGATGTCGTGACTTGGACGGCTGTTATCACAGGTTATGCGCAGCGAGGACAGGGTTGTGAAGCTTTGGATGTGTTTAGGCAGATGTGCAGTTGTTGTTCTCGTCCGAATGCGGTCACTCTCGTCTCATTGCTTTCAGCTTGTGCCTCTGTTGGGGCATTGCTCCATGGGAAAGAAACTCATTGTTATGCAATCAAATTTATTCTCGGATTAGATGGACCTGATCCTGGGGACGATGATTTGAAGGTGATTAATGGTCTCATTGACATGTATGCTAAATGCCAAAACACAGAGGTggctagaaaaatgtttgattcaGTGTCTTCAAAAGATAGAGATGTGGTTACCTGGACTGTGATGATTGGTGGGTATGCCCAACATGGTGATGCCAATCATGCTCTACAGCTTTTCTCCGAAATGTTTTATGAGTCTACAAAGCCTAATGATTTCACTTTATCATGTGCCCTTGTGGCCTGTGCTCGTTTGGCAGCATTGAGGTTTGGAAGGCAAATCCATGCTTATGTGTTGCGCAATTGCTATGGTTCTGTTATGATGTTTGTGGCTAATTGTCTTATAGACATGTATTCCAAATGTGGAGATGTCGATACCGCTCAGATGGTTTTTGACAACATGCCACATAGAAATGCTGTCTCTTGGACGTCTTTAATGACTGGATACGGCATGCATGGGCGCGGTGAAGATGCTGTCCGGGTTTTTGATGAGATGAGGAAAGTGTCTCTGGTGCCTGATGGCATAACTTTTCTTGTTTTGCTTTATGCTTGTAGTCATTCGGGAATGGTGGATCAGGGTATTGATTTCTTTAATAGAATGAGGAAGGAATTTGGGGTAGATCCTGGACCAGAGCATTATGCTTGCATGGTTGATCTGTGGGGCCGCGCTGGTCGGTTAGGAGAAGCTATGAAGCTCATTGATGAAATGCCAATGGAACCAACCCCAGTAGTGTGGGTGGCCTTGCTCAGTGCTTGTCGGTTACATTCGAATGTGGAAGTTGGGGAACTTGCGGCAAAGCGTTTGTCAGAATTGGAATCAGGGAATGATGGATCATACACGTTGCTTTCAAACATATACGCCAATGCCAGTCGCTGGAAAGACGTAGCTAGGATTAGATATATGATGAAACGTAGTGGAATCAAGAAAAGACCGGGTTGCAGCTGGGTGCAAGGAAGGAAAGGCGTTGCAACCTTTTTTGTTGGAGACAGATCTCACTCACAGTCTCAACAGATATATGAAACACTTGCAGACTTGATTCACCGCATTAAAGCCATAGGATATGTTCCTCAGACAAGTTTTGCTCTccatgatgttgatgatgaagaaaaggGTGATCTGCTTTTTGAACATAGTGAGAAGTTGGCTCTTGCCTATGCCATTCTAACGTTACCGCCGGCTGCACCCATTCGAATAACCAAGAATTTGCGGATCTGTGGTGATTGCCACACTGCCATAACCTACATATCCAAGATTATTGAAAATGAGATCATACTGAGAGATTCAAGTCGCTTCCATCATTTCAGAAAAGGATCCTGCTCATGTAAAGGCTACTGGTGA
- the LOC108338228 gene encoding uncharacterized protein LOC108338228 produces MTLSMNRDQTLKSGSTNPCCDHWKKKYSKVQESRNALRQAVKVLEIKINEIQSRSSNACGAKVEGGDKLGEFTAAKVPLGSETSSFEPQIDTPTTQQGFSGRGDENGTFQTDRIKEIGRLKELLEVEKGRADSESKKAAEACKLLEDEKNKAAEKENEIGRLKGLLDVEKRRASSESKKAAEAYNLVGEEKKKAAEKENEISRLKKLIEAEKRRDDSERNKDAEVWKLLGEEKNKVFEKEKEISRLKELIEAEKRRDDSERKKDNELWKLLGEEKNKVSEKEKEISRLKEFIEAEKRSDSERKKDNDELCKLLEVEKNKVAEKEKEIGKLKEFIEAEKRRNDSERKKVNEVCKLLGEEKNKVAEKEKEISGLKEFIKAENRRDDSERKKDNELCKLLGEERNKVAEKEKEIGRLKEFIEAEKRRDDSERKKDNEVCKLLGEEKNKVAENEKEICRLKELVEEKKRMADSDRKKASAACKLLEGEKKKAAEKGEIARVEAEKYRTQIGQLEKQVNEAKTKLVSEISMFKEATKKFEADKSKLLAEKRKADSALARANEMLEVEKQKVDKEKRRADSEMVKLEEQKALAEDNWNKFMKEKCLTDQMSRQLEEDKKTIEDFKQKILELSSLAKPVEMATHSKVKAESTKMKLLKNKLKLEKLRAKHIRQKYKLEASRYDILRNELGRLKINFIQFLHHVDMLDASFSPVAGTKREQTKHENILDMQNSNVIRQIGKLNLSAMRGQFDNEVLEPCCTTVDASDPLRKNSTPHLTPGGNCSESITGIGSKLEPLVRGSNRTKLQSSAVNSSTESFSDGQLMGSQDASIFPVTASAQLTQEIFNAKQNMCNPSDKSIDVHHKKRKRMHDTVEYIANLSSEKLSDFHGLLYRKLGECLGGKAVLHNPNNVQEDNKRAHKKRKKSRREKVDIIPWVNRDEKKATAETNSEVYDDANVCRHTSCPPPHSLEITQACGERICDVANNFDTLINIDKVPDENYMKLLELENAFSEECYRKAMDFPLSPSLPEIEFHEIFDEDTLMIPSQHKSLPENVLSSRTDLLISPSSDVELISSAQKYDDCGVSCNLHVNTENSRTAFPVEDGIGSLNNKLPEFCVVFSNIMDNNIISRILTATKKCIAQCNLSTQTSWAFSNILTALKMEEKLTQKERVSVLLTLMLFNFSITTTKTFGRLLDGKSFQCLRSYYEHICTVMTDAETRILFVENYSLYELLHLIEDFLIEGKVIVNNRVDAETLSSDLRANDFLSCVNEEVSSDAASSEQLVAASIILSSVCAATDYVGFICDASYHILRSSKLDSLMVLTILHIFSYLGGDKFFNKNNFGLTVTVLKSLIMFLEDGSLSVATACLPSINQLHAELCMDVKCPFLEGAESIDAVASLLLEEIKRVHSSESRFMSVQCAIDKPCSEKCLISAPQPDARKTVDCCCLSDVLSLVELVANKMSWHWADMKLVPHLLHILDSCVDENFAIRIIVLLGQLGRNGVDVGGFEDQGVRNLRCFLFAYFSRSYSMKADLFLQFATASALFGLLPLDFETLFHSNINLSAYSISNTEILRKWFSGLSKDQQKLLFDVYNK; encoded by the exons ATGACATTGTCAATGAATCGCGATCAGACACTAAAATCTGGTTCCACAAATCCCTGTTGTGACCAC TGGAAGAAGAAATACTCGAAGGTGCAAGAATCGCGCAATGCTCTGCGACAAGCCGTCAAGGTTCTGGAAATCAAAATCAACGAAATCCAGTCCCGCAGCAGCAACG CATGTGGGGCCAAAGTTGAAGGAGGGGATAAATTGGGGGAATTTACTGCTGCTAAGGTACCCTTAGGGAGTGAAACTTCCAGCTTTGAGCCTCAGATTGATACTCCCACAACACAGCAGGGGTTCAGCGGCCGTGGGGATGAGAACGGGACCTTTCAAACGGATAGGATAAAGGAAATTGGTAGATTGAAAGAGCTGCTAGAGGTGGAGAAGGGAAGGGCTGATTCTGAGAGCAAGAAAGCTGCCGAAGCTTGCAAATTGCTAGAAGATGAGAAGAATAAGGCTGctgaaaaggaaaatgaaatcGGTAGGTTGAAAGGGCTTTTAGATGTGGAGAAGAGAAGGGCTAGTTCTGAGAGTAAGAAAGCTGCTGAAGCCTACAATTTggtaggagaagagaagaagaaggctgctgaaaaggaaaatgaaatcAGTCGACTGAAGAAGCTTATAGAGGCAGAAAAGAGGAGGGATGATTCTGAGAGGAATAAAGACGCTGAAGTATGGAAGTTActtggagaagagaagaataaggtttttgaaaaggaaaaggagaTTAGTAGATTGAAGGAGCTTATTGAGGCAGAGAAGAGAAGGGATGATTCTGAGAGGAAGAAAGACAATGAACTTTGGAAGTTActtggagaagagaagaataagGTTTCTGAAAAGGAAAAGGAGATTAGTAGATTGAAGGAGTTTATCGAGGCAGAGAAGAGAAGTGATTCTGAGAGGAAGAAAGACAATGATGAACTTTGCAAGTTACTTGAAGTAGAAAAGAACAAGGTTGctgaaaaggaaaaggaaatagGTAAATTGAAGGAGTTTATTGAGGCAGAGAAGAGAAGGAATGATTCTGAGAGGAAGAAAGTCAATGAAGTTTGCAAGTTACTTggggaagagaaaaataaggTTGCTGAAAAGGAAAAGGAGATTAGTGGATTGAAGGAGTTTATCAAGGCAGAGAACAGAAGGGATGATTCTGAGAGGAAGAAAGACAATGAACTTTGCAAGTTACTTGGAGAAGAAAGGAATAAGGTTGctgaaaaggaaaaggaaatagGTAGATTGAAGGAGTTTATCGAGGCAGAGAAGAGAAGGGATGATTCTGAGAGGAAGAAAGACAATGAAGTTTGCAAGCTACttggagaagagaaaaataaagttgctgaaaatgaaaaggaaatcTGTAGATTGAAGGAGCTTGTAGAGGAGAAGAAGAGAATGGCTGATTCTGATAGGAAGAAAGCTTCTGCAGCATGCAAGTTACtagaaggagaaaagaagaaggcTGCTGAAAAGGGAGAGATTGCCAGAGTTGAGGCAGAGAAGTATAGGACTCAAATTGGTCAATTGGAGAAACAGGTTAATGAAGCAAAAACGAAGTTGGTGTCTGAGATATCTATGTTTAAAGAGGCAACCAAAAAGTTTGAAGCTGATAAGAGCAAACTATTAGCAGAAAAAAGAAAGGCTGATTCAGCGTTGGCAAGAGCAAATGAAATGTTAGAGGTAGAAAAACAAAAGGTCGACAAGGAAAAAAGGCGTGCAGATTCAGAGATGGTTAAACTAGAGGAGCAGAAGGCACTTGCTGAGGATAACTGGAACAAGTTCATGAAAGAGAAATGTCTTACTGATCAGATGTCTCGGCAGTTAGAAGAGGATAAGAAGACAATTGAGGATTTTAAACAGAAGATCCTTGAACTCTCATCCTTGGCAAAGCCTGTTGAAATGGCTACTCACAGCAAGGTTAAAGCTGAAAGTACAAAAATGAAGCTTTTGAAGAACAAACTAAAGCTTGAAAAGCTACGAGCAAAGCATATCAGGCAAAAATATAAGTTAGAAGCAAGTCGGTATGACATTTTACGGAATGAATTAGGACGTCTCAAGATCAATTTCATTCAATTTCTACATCATGTTGATATGCTTGATGCATCCTTTTCACCTGTTGCTGGAACTAAGCGTGAACAAACAAAG CATGAGAATATACTAGACATGCAGAATTCAAATGTCATTAGACAAATTGGCAAGCTAAATTTGTCTGCGATGCGTGGCCAATTTGATAATGAGGTTTTGGAGCCTTGCTGCACAACGGTGGATGCAAGTGATCCATTGAGGAAGAATAGCACTCCACACCTCACTCCTGGTGGAAATTGTTCCGAATCTATCACAGGTATTGGTTCTAAATTGGAGCCTCTTGTTAGAGGATCCAACCGAACAAAGTTACAGAGTTCTGCTGTAAATTCCAGTACAGAATCTTTTTCTGATGGACAGTTGATGGGCTCACAGGATGCAAGCATTTTTCCAGTTACTGCCTCAGCACAATTGACCCAGGAGATCTTTAATGCTAAACAAAACATGTGCAACCCATCTGATAAATCTATTGATGTGCACCacaagaagaggaaaagaatgCATGATACAGTTGAATATATTGCAAATTTGTCATCTGAGAAACTCTCTGATTTTCATGGTTTGTTGTATAGAAAACTTGGCGAATGCTTAGGAGGAAAAGCAGTGCTTCATAATCCTAATAATGTACAGGAAGATAATAAAAGGGCCCacaagaagagaaagaaatctCGAAGGGAAAAAGTGGACATCATACCTTGGGTTAACAGGGACGAGAAAAAAGCAACAGCAGAGACCAACAGTGAGGTCTATGATGATGCAAATGTCTGTAGACACACTTCCTGCCCTCCTCCACATTCTTTAGAAATCACTCAAGCATGTGGGGAGAGAATATGTGATGTTGCAAATAATTTTGATACcttaattaatattgataagGTGCCTGatgaaaattatatgaaattattagaATTAGAAAATGCTTTCAGTGAGGAATGCTATAGAAAAGCAATGGATTTTCCCTTGTCTCCCTCTCTTCCTGAAATTGAATTTCATGAAATATTTGACGAGGATACTTTGATGATTCCCTCTCAACATAAATCACTTCCAGAGAATGTGTTGAGTTCAAGAACAGACCTGCTCATTTCACCTTCCTCTGATGTTGAATTAATTTCTAGTGCACAAAAATATGATGATTGTGGAGTTTCTTGTAATTTACATGTGAACACAGAAAATTCAAGGactgcttttccagtggaggatGGAATTGGATCTTTAAACAATAAGCTTCCTGAATTTTGTGTCgtcttttcaaatattatggACAATAATATCATATCAAGGATACTTACTGCTACAAAAAAATGTATAGCTCAGTGCAATTTGTCTACTCAAACAAGCTGGGCGTTTAGTAACATATTAACTGCActtaaaatggaagaaaagcTCACACAGAA GGAGAGGGTTTCGGTGCTATTAACACTTATGCTGTTCAATTTTTCCATAACGACAACAAAGACGTTTGGGAGACTCTTGGATGGGAAATCATTCCAGTGCTTGCGATCTTATTATGAACATATTTGCACAG TTATGACCGATGCAGAGACGAGAATCCTGTTTGTAGAGAATTATTCTTTGTATGAGCTGCTTCACCTCATTGAAGATTTTCTTATAGAGGGAAAAGTTATAGTAAACAATAGAGTAGATGCTGAAACTCTGTCTTCTGACTTGAGAGCCAATGATTTTCTGAGTTGTGTTAATGAGGAGGTATCATCTGATGCAGCTTCGAGTGAACAATTGGTGGCAGCAAGTATTATATTATCATCAGTATGTGCTGCAACGGATTATGTTGGATTTATCTGTGATGCTTCTTATCATATTCTTCGATCGAGCAAGTTGGATTCTCTGATGGTGTTGACTATTCtccatattttttcttatctgGGTGGAGATAAgtttttcaacaaaaataattttggttTAACGGTGACAGTTTTGAAGTCTCTAATTATGTTTCTTGAGGATGGGAGCCTATCTGTTGCTACTGCCTGTCTTCCTTCAATAAATCAGCTGCATGCTGAATTGTGTATGGATGTTAAATGCCCATTCTTGGAAGGTGCCGAATCCATTGATGCAGTTGCAAGCTTGCTGTTGGAGGAGATAAAACGAGTACATTCTTCAGAATCTAGATTCATGTCTGTTCAATGTGCAATTGACAAGCCCTGTTCGGAAAAATGCTTGATTTCTGCACCTCAACCTGACGCCCGTAAAACTGTCGACTGTTGTTGCCTGAGTGATGTCCTGTCACTTGTGGAACTGGTAGCAAATAAAATG AGCTGGCACTGGGCTGATATGAAACTTGTTCCTCATCTGCTGCATATACTCGACTCATGTGTGGATGAGAACTTCGCTATTCGTATAATTGTTCTTCTAGGTCAGCTTGGAAG GAATGGAGTTGATGTTGGTGGATTTGAAGATCAAGGTGTTAGAAACTTGAGATGTTTTTTGTTTGCTTATTTTTCTCGCTCCTATTCCATGAAAGCAGACCTTTTTCTTCAATTTGCCACTGCCAGTGCTCTGTTTGGTCTTCTTCCTCTTGATTTTGAAACCCTTTTTCATTCCAACATCAATCTTTCAGCTTATTCTATATCTAACACTGAAATTTTGAGGAAGTGGTTCTCTGGGCTGAGTAAAGATCAACAGAAATTGCTATTTGATGTATATAACAAGTAA
- the LOC108337201 gene encoding protein DETOXIFICATION 41 isoform X1, with protein MGSVDFNGTLEHQPLLVRLDSHTQIQNLSSEAIEEFLEHRPIALKWWSKLVVWESRLLWLLSGSSIVVSIFNYMLSFVTLMFTGHLGSLELAGASLASVGIQGLAYGIMLGMASAVQTVCGQAYGAKKLGAMSIILQRAVILHIGAAVILSFLYWFSGDFLKAIGQSESIAERGQVFSRGLIPQLYAFTISCPMQRFLQAQNIVNPLAYMSVGVFLVHILLTWVVVYVLDYGLLGAALCLSFSWWLLVLLNGFYIIFSPSCKETWTGFSVKAFRGIWPYFKLTVASAVMLCLEIWYSQGLVLISGLLSNPTISLDSISICMNYLNWDMQFMLGLSTAARLATKQCAFPFQKPSQKLANEMIHHCSIRVSNELGASHPRIAKFSVFVVSGTSILVSVIFCSIILIFRVTLSKLFTSDTEVIEAVSHLTPLLAISVFLNGIQPILSGVAIGSGWQAVVAYVNLGSYYFVGLTVGCVLGFKTSLGVDGIWWGMILGVLIQTATLIVLTARTNWQAEVEKAVVRIKRSAENDTLDQLVPDS; from the exons ATGGGCTCCGTGGACTTCAATGGCACTTTGGAGCACCAACCCTTACTAGTGAGGCTTGACTCGCACACACAGATTCAAAATTTGTCATCTGAGGCCATTGAAGAATTCTTGGAACATAGGCCTATTGCATTGAAATGGTGGTCAAAGCTTGTTGTGTGGGAGTCAAGGCTCCTATGGCTTCTCTCTGGGTCTTCTATTGTTGTGTCCATTTTCAATTACATGCTTAGTTTTGTGACCTTGATGTTCACTGGCCATTTGGGGTCTCTAGAGCTTGCTGGGGCATCTCTAGCCAGTGTTGGTATTCAGGGTCTTGCTTATGGTATTATG TTGGGAATGGCAAGTGCAGTGCAAACTGTGTGTGGGCAAGCATATGGGGCAAAAAAGCTTGGAGCAATGAGCATCATATTGCAAAGAGCAGTGATCTTACACATTGGAGCAGCAGTGATTCTTTCATTTCTGTACTGGTTTTCTGGGGATTTTCTGAAAGCCATAGGACAGTCAGAGAGCATAGCAGAGAGAGGGCAAGTGTTTTCCCGGGGACTCATTCCCCAACTCTATGCATTTACTATAAGCTGTCCAATGCAGAGGTTCCTCCAAGCTCAGAACATTGTGAATCCTCTTGCATATATGTCAGTTGGTGTGTTCCTTGTTCACATTCTTCTCACTTGGGTAGTTGTCTATGTTTTGGACTATGGCCTTCTAGGGGCAGCCCTTTGTCTCAGTTTTTCTTGGTGGCTTCTTGTCTTGTTGAATGGCTTCTACATCATATTTAGCCCTTCATGCAAGGAAACATGGACTGGTTTCAGTGTAAAAGCCTTCAGAGGAATTTGGCCTTATTTCAAGCTCACAGTTGCTTCTGCTGTCATGTTATG TTTGGAAATATGGTACAGCCAAGGACTGGTGCTTATATCAGGACTTCTCTCCAATCCCACAATCTCACTGGACTCAATTTCAATTTG TATGAACTATTTGAACTGGGATATGCAATTCATGTTGGGCCTTAGTACAGCAGCCAGGTTAGCAACAAAACAATGTGCTTTTCCATTCCAAAAACCTTCTCAAAAGCTTGCTAATGAAATGATCCATCATTGCAGTATCAGAGTCAGCAATGAATTAGGAGCATCCCATCCAAGAATAGCAAAATTTTCTGTCTTTGTAGTGAGTGGAACCAGCATCCTCGTTAGTGTGATTTTCTGTTCCATTATTCTGATATTCCGTGTTACTTTGAGCAAACTTTTCACTTCTGACACTGAAGTCATTGAGGCTGTGTCTCATTTGACTCCCTTGCTTGCCATTTCTGTTTTCCTGAATGGCATTCAACCAATACTGTCAG GGGTGGCAATTGGAAGTGGATGGCAAGCAGTAGTGGCTTATGTAAACTTGGGTTCATACTATTTTGTTGGTCTTACTGTTGGATGTGTTCTTGGCTTTAAAACTTCTTTAGGAGTTGAT GGTATTTGGTGGGGAATGATCCTTGGAGTTCTTATACAGACAGCAACTCTAATAGTTCTGACTGCCAGAACAAATTGGCAAGCAGAG GTTGAAAAGGCTGTTGTTCGCATCAAAAGATCCGCAGAAAATGACACCTTAGATCAACTGGTTCCTGACTCATAG
- the LOC108337201 gene encoding protein DETOXIFICATION 41 isoform X2, whose amino-acid sequence MGSVDFNGTLEHQPLLVRLDSHTQIQNLSSEAIEEFLEHRPIALKWWSKLVVWESRLLWLLSGSSIVVSIFNYMLSFVTLMFTGHLGSLELAGASLASVGIQGLAYGIMLGMASAVQTVCGQAYGAKKLGAMSIILQRAVILHIGAAVILSFLYWFSGDFLKAIGQSESIAERGQVFSRGLIPQLYAFTISCPMQRFLQAQNIVNPLAYMSVGVFLVHILLTWVVVYVLDYGLLGAALCLSFSWWLLVLLNGFYIIFSPSCKETWTGFSVKAFRGIWPYFKLTVASAVMLCLEIWYSQGLVLISGLLSNPTISLDSISICMNYLNWDMQFMLGLSTAASIRVSNELGASHPRIAKFSVFVVSGTSILVSVIFCSIILIFRVTLSKLFTSDTEVIEAVSHLTPLLAISVFLNGIQPILSGVAIGSGWQAVVAYVNLGSYYFVGLTVGCVLGFKTSLGVDGIWWGMILGVLIQTATLIVLTARTNWQAEVEKAVVRIKRSAENDTLDQLVPDS is encoded by the exons ATGGGCTCCGTGGACTTCAATGGCACTTTGGAGCACCAACCCTTACTAGTGAGGCTTGACTCGCACACACAGATTCAAAATTTGTCATCTGAGGCCATTGAAGAATTCTTGGAACATAGGCCTATTGCATTGAAATGGTGGTCAAAGCTTGTTGTGTGGGAGTCAAGGCTCCTATGGCTTCTCTCTGGGTCTTCTATTGTTGTGTCCATTTTCAATTACATGCTTAGTTTTGTGACCTTGATGTTCACTGGCCATTTGGGGTCTCTAGAGCTTGCTGGGGCATCTCTAGCCAGTGTTGGTATTCAGGGTCTTGCTTATGGTATTATG TTGGGAATGGCAAGTGCAGTGCAAACTGTGTGTGGGCAAGCATATGGGGCAAAAAAGCTTGGAGCAATGAGCATCATATTGCAAAGAGCAGTGATCTTACACATTGGAGCAGCAGTGATTCTTTCATTTCTGTACTGGTTTTCTGGGGATTTTCTGAAAGCCATAGGACAGTCAGAGAGCATAGCAGAGAGAGGGCAAGTGTTTTCCCGGGGACTCATTCCCCAACTCTATGCATTTACTATAAGCTGTCCAATGCAGAGGTTCCTCCAAGCTCAGAACATTGTGAATCCTCTTGCATATATGTCAGTTGGTGTGTTCCTTGTTCACATTCTTCTCACTTGGGTAGTTGTCTATGTTTTGGACTATGGCCTTCTAGGGGCAGCCCTTTGTCTCAGTTTTTCTTGGTGGCTTCTTGTCTTGTTGAATGGCTTCTACATCATATTTAGCCCTTCATGCAAGGAAACATGGACTGGTTTCAGTGTAAAAGCCTTCAGAGGAATTTGGCCTTATTTCAAGCTCACAGTTGCTTCTGCTGTCATGTTATG TTTGGAAATATGGTACAGCCAAGGACTGGTGCTTATATCAGGACTTCTCTCCAATCCCACAATCTCACTGGACTCAATTTCAATTTG TATGAACTATTTGAACTGGGATATGCAATTCATGTTGGGCCTTAGTACAGCAGCCAG TATCAGAGTCAGCAATGAATTAGGAGCATCCCATCCAAGAATAGCAAAATTTTCTGTCTTTGTAGTGAGTGGAACCAGCATCCTCGTTAGTGTGATTTTCTGTTCCATTATTCTGATATTCCGTGTTACTTTGAGCAAACTTTTCACTTCTGACACTGAAGTCATTGAGGCTGTGTCTCATTTGACTCCCTTGCTTGCCATTTCTGTTTTCCTGAATGGCATTCAACCAATACTGTCAG GGGTGGCAATTGGAAGTGGATGGCAAGCAGTAGTGGCTTATGTAAACTTGGGTTCATACTATTTTGTTGGTCTTACTGTTGGATGTGTTCTTGGCTTTAAAACTTCTTTAGGAGTTGAT GGTATTTGGTGGGGAATGATCCTTGGAGTTCTTATACAGACAGCAACTCTAATAGTTCTGACTGCCAGAACAAATTGGCAAGCAGAG GTTGAAAAGGCTGTTGTTCGCATCAAAAGATCCGCAGAAAATGACACCTTAGATCAACTGGTTCCTGACTCATAG